A genome region from Anopheles stephensi strain Indian chromosome 2, UCI_ANSTEP_V1.0, whole genome shotgun sequence includes the following:
- the LOC118503789 gene encoding proline-rich protein 36-like, which yields MGLKLKWFRRRITFDGIPSAPERDIRRKEATAGTVIGVYRKSAHFEDYIEPVRSSYWEPPPQAIARATIRSNGNLPTTSTDSPSSNSYSSSSSTLRARVSAQRATRSPPVSPAPVVPAGISSVSRPVSMGNVVMEADSRDKIVRPPVERLQLNAAEYDTPPEPNYAAPKPPARKGVSKAKSLGNLTNEEATNSVSKHFGDELHELRSPQSVEVLSDPTPRVASTTSSPPSSPIHVVPITPIPRTTSSNSLPLREAAPSPVHRDVSNEPEYIVPLAAEERQQLDEPIYDSFDAIFERVKMRKPVSPAPERDSMSTRPETSSPVLPHREPVVQKASEDDTIFERVKISSSPTLGSQRSTGTRTPSPTPSPSPSPSPSPSPPPRQKPILKVAIASNPPTSPPQPKSILKKRAPPPPQTPVEATSSMVEFTNEIAPAIPTPPPRSIRATTPQDTPVTPSERKIVEFPATDIQQPPTTTPNGRDSDSDSDDDFNWDFVQKHRSSINQTVAAQTQIDPDVLRNAPASLRTGMTQAVASPRNLPEPVAQPRTLRGMRNQRAHGQLENIGRNDAPAQLPPPRARASDSNASETSA from the exons ATGGGTTTGAAGTTGAAATGGTTTCGACGGCGGATCACCTTCGATGGGATACCATCGGCACCGGAGCGGGACATTCGACGAAAAGAG GCAACAGCAGGAACAGTGATCGGAGTCTATCGAAAGAGTGCGCACTTTGAGGATTACATTGAACCCGTCCGTTCGTCCTACTGGGAACCTCCACCGCAAGCAATCGCTCGTGCCA CAATTCGCTCAAACGGCAACCTACCAACCACGTCTACAGACAGTCCCTCGTCCAACTCGTACTCCTCGTCCTCGTCCACGCTGCGGGCCCGAGTGTCAGCGCAACGTGCAACACGGTCGCCACCAGTATCGCCGGCACCCGTCGTACCTGCCGGAATCTCCTCCGTTAGCAGACCCGTCTCAATGGGCAATGTCGTCATGGAGGCAGATAGCCGTGATAAGATAGTACGTCCTCCAGTCGAACGATTGCAGCTTAATGCGGCCGAGTACGACACGCCACCCGAGCCGAACTATGCCGCACCGAAGCCACCCGCCAGAAAGGGGGTTTCCAAGGCGAAATCTTTGGGAAATCTGACCAACGAAGAAGCCACGAACAGCGTGAGTAAACATTTCGGTGATGAGCTGCACGAATTGCGATCACCACAATCGGTGGAAGTGTTGAGTGATCCTACTCCGAGAGTCGCTTCAACAACATCCTCACCTCCATCGTCGCCTATACATGTAGTGCCGATTACACCGATTCCGCGGACGACCTCTAGCAATTCCTTGCCATTGCGCGAAGCTGCTCCAAGTCCTGTCCATCGGGACGTTAGCAACGAACCGGAGTACATCGTTCCGCTGGCTGCCGAGGAACGGCAGCAACTCGACGAGCCGATCTACGATTCTTTCGATGCTATCTTCGAACGTGTGAAGATGCGCAAACCTGTTAGTCCTGCCCCAGAGCGTGATAGCATGTCGACGCGACCTGAGACATCATCACCTGTACTACCTCACCGAGAACCAGTGGTACAGAAGGCGTCTGAAGATGATACGATATTCGAGAGAGTGAAGATTTCTAGCTCTCCTACTCTTGGCTCGCAACGGTCTACGGGAACCCGTACACCGTCTCcgacaccatcaccatcaccatcaccatcaccgtcaCCGTCACCTCCACCAAGGCAGAAACCGATACTTAAAGTAGCGATCGCATCGAATCCACCAACATCTCCTCCACAACCGAAATCGATCCTTAAAAAGCgtgctccaccaccaccacaaactcCGGTCGAGGCTACCTCCAGCATGGTCGAATTCACCAACGAAATAGCCCCGGCGATACCGACACCTCCTCCAAGATCAATACGAGCTACCACTCCGCAAGATACTCCCGTTACACCTTCAGAGCGTAAGATCGTCGAGTTCCCTGCAACAGACATCCAACAACCTCCTACTACGACGCCGAATGGTAGAGATTCCGATTCGGATTCGGATGACGACTTCAACTGGGACTTTGTGCAGAAGCACCGGTCCAGCATTAATCAAACAGTGGCCGCACAGACGCAGATCGATCCGGATGTGCTGCGGAACGCTCCCGCATCGCTCCGCACCGGCATGACACAGGCAGTAGCCTCGCCACGCAACCTTCCGGAACCGGTTGCCCAACCGCGAACACTACGGGGCATGCGAAATCAAAGAGCGCACGGGCAGTTGGAAAACATTGGCCGGAATGATGCTCCGGCTCAGCTTCCACCACCAAGAGCGCGTGCCAGTGACTCAAACGCGTCGGAAACGTCCGCCTAG